The following are encoded together in the Desulfococcus multivorans genome:
- the epmA gene encoding EF-P lysine aminoacylase EpmA has product MLFRQSAIRDNLRLRAAILQAVRRFFVETGFLEVETPWRIPAPAPETHIEAVPADGWFIHTSPELCMKRLLAAGYPRIFQICRCARDRERGDRHLPEFTILEWYAAGWTYREMMSHCEALIGFIARTIGRGNRIDWMGNRVDLSLPWHRMTVREAFDRYSPVPLEDALARDRFDEMIGCVIEPRLGLDKPLFLYDYPARCGALARLKPGDPSVAERFELYINGLELCNAFTELTDPVEQRQRFAAEAARRSADGRRPYPSPDRFLDALAHMPPAAGNALGLDRLVMLLTGAERIDDVVAFTPEEL; this is encoded by the coding sequence ATGCTGTTTCGCCAGTCCGCCATCCGGGACAACCTCCGCCTGAGGGCCGCGATCCTTCAGGCCGTACGCCGCTTCTTTGTCGAAACCGGCTTTCTCGAGGTGGAGACGCCGTGGCGTATCCCCGCCCCGGCCCCCGAAACCCATATCGAGGCGGTCCCCGCGGACGGCTGGTTTATTCACACCTCCCCCGAACTCTGCATGAAACGTCTTCTGGCCGCCGGCTATCCGCGCATCTTCCAGATCTGCCGGTGCGCCCGGGACAGGGAGCGGGGAGACCGTCACCTCCCGGAATTCACGATCCTGGAGTGGTATGCCGCGGGGTGGACCTACCGGGAGATGATGTCCCACTGCGAAGCCCTCATCGGCTTCATCGCCCGAACCATCGGCCGCGGCAATCGGATCGACTGGATGGGAAACCGCGTCGATCTCTCGCTCCCCTGGCACCGGATGACCGTCCGGGAGGCCTTTGATCGCTACAGCCCCGTCCCCCTGGAAGACGCCCTCGCCCGCGACCGGTTCGACGAGATGATCGGGTGCGTCATCGAACCCCGCCTGGGGCTGGACAAGCCGCTTTTTCTATACGACTACCCCGCCCGGTGCGGCGCCCTGGCCCGGCTGAAGCCCGGCGATCCGTCCGTGGCGGAGCGATTCGAGCTCTATATCAACGGCCTGGAGCTGTGCAACGCCTTCACGGAGCTGACCGATCCCGTGGAGCAGCGGCAACGATTTGCGGCGGAAGCGGCCCGACGGTCCGCGGACGGCCGCCGCCCCTATCCGTCGCCGGACCGCTTCCTCGACGCCCTCGCCCATATGCCGCCGGCGGCGGGAAACGCACTGGGCCTTGACCGCCTGGTCATGCTCCTTACCGGCGCCGAACGCATCGACGACGTGGTCGCCTTCACCCCCGAGGAGCTGTAG
- a CDS encoding histone deacetylase, protein MLCAKHKTGLVFFPAFDWAISPNHPEREERLLYTQDQVLEEGLLDIDGIIEYKPDIATIRDIQRTHFCVPDEWEVTTESHFISAGGAKTIGMAVMDKQVERGFALVRPPGHHAMRVVHGSRGFCNINIEAMMIEYLRTAYKVGRVAIVDTDCHHGDGTQDIYWHDPDVLFISLHQDGRTLYPGSGFLNELGGPNAAGLTVNIPLPPNTSEEGFIYALEEMVLPILADFKPDIIINSAGQDNHYADPLTNMNFSAQGYARLTELLKPDIAVLEGGYSIESALPYMNVGIILAMAGLDYSRVREPDYDPDGIRQGREVTEYIRRLGDKVMTGWNRRDETRKELQAGKTFDQRRRSIFYDTDNILEKQEETVRICEECGGCWSIDTSSDGRKRALAVHLPIKGCAACRETAYQWYESADPKTFDLALLQDRQKDRYLKREL, encoded by the coding sequence ATGCTTTGCGCCAAACATAAAACCGGGCTGGTGTTCTTTCCGGCCTTCGACTGGGCCATCAGCCCCAATCATCCGGAGCGGGAGGAACGGCTCCTCTACACCCAGGATCAGGTGCTCGAGGAAGGCCTCCTGGACATCGACGGCATCATCGAATACAAGCCGGACATCGCCACCATCCGGGACATCCAGCGCACTCACTTCTGCGTTCCCGACGAGTGGGAGGTCACCACCGAATCCCATTTCATCAGCGCCGGCGGGGCGAAGACCATCGGGATGGCCGTCATGGACAAGCAGGTCGAACGCGGCTTTGCCCTGGTCCGTCCGCCGGGGCATCATGCCATGCGGGTGGTCCACGGCTCCCGGGGGTTCTGCAACATCAACATCGAGGCGATGATGATAGAGTATCTTCGGACGGCCTACAAGGTGGGGCGGGTCGCCATCGTCGACACCGACTGTCACCACGGCGACGGCACCCAGGACATTTACTGGCACGACCCCGACGTGCTGTTCATATCCCTCCACCAGGACGGCCGGACTCTCTATCCGGGCTCCGGCTTTCTCAACGAGCTGGGCGGCCCCAACGCCGCGGGTCTGACGGTCAACATCCCCCTGCCCCCCAACACCTCCGAGGAGGGATTCATCTACGCCCTCGAAGAGATGGTGCTGCCCATTCTGGCGGATTTCAAGCCGGACATCATCATCAACTCGGCGGGACAGGACAACCACTACGCCGACCCCCTCACCAACATGAACTTCTCGGCCCAGGGATATGCCCGGCTCACGGAGCTCCTGAAACCCGACATCGCCGTGCTGGAGGGCGGCTACTCCATCGAGAGCGCGCTGCCTTACATGAACGTGGGGATCATCCTGGCCATGGCCGGCCTCGATTACAGCCGGGTCAGGGAGCCCGACTACGATCCGGACGGCATCCGACAGGGCCGCGAAGTAACGGAGTATATCCGGCGCCTGGGCGACAAGGTCATGACCGGGTGGAACCGGCGGGACGAAACCCGGAAGGAACTTCAGGCCGGCAAGACCTTCGACCAGCGGCGGCGGAGCATTTTCTACGACACCGACAACATCCTCGAGAAACAGGAAGAAACGGTCCGGATCTGCGAGGAGTGCGGCGGCTGCTGGTCCATCGACACATCGTCGGACGGCCGCAAGCGGGCCCTGGCCGTCCACCTTCCCATCAAAGGGTGCGCGGCGTGCCGCGAGACGGCCTATCAATGGTACGAATCGGCGGATCCCAAAACCTTCGACCTGGCGCTGCTGCAGGACCGCCAGAAGGACCGCTACCTGAAACGGGAGCTATAA
- a CDS encoding DUF933 domain-containing protein: MRLGIIGLPGSGKSTVFDALTQSAPESGRRAEDRIGTIRVPDPRVDILSRMYQPRKTIFAQVEYFLPGKTGHDKKKDPNLWTPVRDCDALIHVVRNFRAYGMEAPTPHADLATLDEEMVLADLMVVEKRLERIELDRKRGKPSDPEELSLLSRCRERLEAETPLRGDPELARAPQLRGFAFVSAKPLLVLFNNEDEDDALPEGGKDAPDAADAMVIRGKLEQELAQMTEAEAREFLEEFEITAPATDRVVTRSYALLGLISFFTVGDDEVRAWTIRRETPAVDAAEVIHSDIKKGFIRAEVLAYDDLMAAGSYAEARKQGTVRLEGKTYLVQDGDIIHFRFNV; this comes from the coding sequence ATGAGGCTTGGCATCATCGGGCTCCCCGGGTCGGGGAAGTCGACCGTTTTCGACGCGCTGACCCAGAGTGCCCCGGAAAGCGGCCGTCGGGCGGAGGATCGTATCGGTACCATACGCGTGCCCGACCCCCGGGTGGACATACTCAGTCGCATGTACCAGCCCCGAAAGACCATTTTTGCCCAGGTTGAATATTTTCTGCCGGGAAAGACCGGCCATGACAAGAAAAAGGATCCGAACCTCTGGACTCCCGTCAGGGACTGTGACGCTCTGATCCATGTCGTCCGAAATTTCCGGGCTTACGGCATGGAGGCGCCCACCCCCCATGCGGACCTCGCGACCCTCGACGAGGAGATGGTGCTGGCCGATCTCATGGTGGTGGAAAAGCGTCTGGAACGGATCGAGCTGGATCGGAAGCGGGGCAAACCGTCGGATCCCGAGGAACTCTCTCTGTTGAGTCGATGCCGGGAACGTCTGGAGGCGGAAACGCCCCTTCGCGGCGATCCGGAGTTGGCCCGGGCGCCTCAACTCCGGGGGTTTGCGTTCGTTTCCGCCAAACCCCTGCTGGTGCTGTTCAATAACGAAGACGAGGACGATGCGCTCCCCGAGGGCGGCAAGGACGCCCCGGACGCGGCAGACGCCATGGTCATCCGGGGAAAGCTGGAGCAGGAGCTTGCCCAGATGACCGAGGCCGAGGCACGGGAATTCCTGGAGGAATTCGAGATCACGGCGCCGGCCACGGACCGGGTCGTCACCCGATCCTACGCGCTGCTCGGCCTGATCTCCTTTTTCACCGTCGGAGACGACGAGGTGCGGGCGTGGACGATCCGACGGGAGACGCCGGCGGTGGACGCGGCCGAGGTGATCCATTCGGACATCAAAAAAGGGTTCATCCGGGCCGAGGTTCTGGCCTATGACGACCTCATGGCCGCAGGTTCCTATGCCGAGGCCCGCAAGCAGGGAACGGTCCGACTCGAAGGGAAAACCTATCTCGTTCAGGACGGCGATATCATCCATTTTCGCTTCAACGTCTGA
- the amrB gene encoding AmmeMemoRadiSam system protein B — protein MNIRKAAFAGSWYPETPEACEREIRAFLGEGTESDLTGRVFVGGIVPHAGWYFSGSIACRVIHALSLSSPPDVIAVFGMHLHPGSPLYMMPEGAWETPFGALPVASDLAAALSERFSFTIETPTRFTPDNTIELQLPFIKYFFRDVRVIAVGAPPADTTPAVAETLVSLARETGLSLKVVGSTDLTHYGMNYGFTPKGAGPAALQWVTGENDRRFIEAVLAMDPKGIIREGVGHHNACCSGAAASAVAAAKALGARRGEALAYATSHDKHPGESFVGYVGVVFE, from the coding sequence ATGAACATTAGAAAAGCCGCCTTTGCGGGATCCTGGTACCCTGAAACCCCCGAGGCCTGTGAACGGGAAATTCGAGCTTTCCTGGGAGAGGGAACCGAATCGGATTTGACGGGCAGGGTTTTCGTGGGCGGGATCGTGCCCCATGCCGGCTGGTATTTCTCGGGGAGCATCGCCTGCAGGGTCATTCACGCGCTCAGCCTTTCGTCCCCGCCGGACGTGATCGCCGTATTCGGCATGCACCTTCATCCGGGGTCCCCGCTGTACATGATGCCCGAAGGGGCGTGGGAAACGCCCTTCGGCGCGCTGCCGGTGGCCTCCGACCTGGCCGCCGCCCTTTCGGAACGCTTCTCCTTCACCATCGAAACCCCGACCCGATTCACTCCGGACAATACCATCGAGTTGCAGCTCCCCTTCATTAAATACTTTTTCAGGGATGTCCGGGTGATCGCTGTAGGCGCTCCGCCCGCGGATACCACGCCGGCGGTGGCCGAGACCCTGGTGTCGCTGGCCCGGGAAACCGGCCTCTCCCTCAAGGTCGTCGGTTCCACCGATCTGACCCATTACGGCATGAACTACGGGTTTACGCCGAAAGGCGCCGGCCCGGCGGCCCTGCAATGGGTTACCGGCGAAAACGACCGGCGATTCATCGAGGCGGTTCTGGCAATGGACCCGAAGGGGATTATCCGGGAGGGGGTCGGGCATCACAATGCCTGCTGTTCGGGCGCCGCGGCCTCCGCCGTGGCGGCGGCAAAAGCGCTGGGGGCGCGCCGGGGGGAAGCCTTGGCCTATGCCACCAGCCATGACAAGCATCCCGGGGAGAGCTTTGTAGGGTATGTGGGCGTCGTTTTCGAATGA
- the mqnB gene encoding futalosine hydrolase has translation MSASAYVLIAAAVDGELAGLRRRMNAWVEDEIGRRPVARGRLLGVPVRLMVTGPGTANTVQALTAVLEHIPPHLILLTGCAGAFRQSGLGIGDVGVADEEIDAHLGLEPMRAGDPPETLPFPVITVDGVPVKGRYPLSRGWAKTAVDALLRAADEVSGSSPAGIRVMRGPFLTVSTITATDRGAEARYRHHGACMEAMEGAGAAHVACRYGVDLLEVRAASNLVGRRRRDAWNLDLAFERATWAVLTILDRCGPFMLEKMP, from the coding sequence ATGTCGGCATCCGCTTATGTGCTGATCGCCGCCGCCGTCGACGGAGAGTTGGCGGGGCTTCGGCGGCGGATGAACGCCTGGGTCGAAGATGAGATCGGTCGTCGCCCCGTGGCCCGGGGACGCCTTCTCGGCGTTCCCGTTCGGCTGATGGTCACCGGGCCGGGCACGGCCAATACGGTGCAGGCCTTGACCGCCGTGCTGGAGCACATACCGCCGCACCTTATCCTGTTGACCGGATGCGCCGGGGCTTTCCGGCAATCGGGCCTCGGGATTGGCGACGTCGGCGTAGCCGATGAGGAGATCGACGCTCATCTGGGCCTCGAACCGATGCGGGCCGGGGATCCGCCGGAAACCCTGCCTTTCCCGGTTATCACCGTGGACGGCGTCCCCGTGAAAGGCCGGTACCCACTCTCCCGGGGGTGGGCCAAAACAGCCGTGGACGCATTGCTGCGGGCAGCAGACGAGGTGTCCGGATCGAGCCCCGCCGGGATCAGGGTGATGCGCGGCCCTTTTCTGACCGTGTCCACGATTACGGCCACGGACCGTGGAGCGGAAGCCCGCTATCGGCACCACGGCGCCTGTATGGAGGCCATGGAGGGGGCCGGTGCGGCCCACGTCGCCTGCCGGTACGGCGTGGATCTTCTGGAGGTTCGGGCCGCGAGCAATCTTGTCGGACGGCGCCGCCGCGATGCCTGGAATCTCGATCTGGCGTTCGAGCGCGCGACATGGGCTGTTCTGACGATCCTGGACCGTTGCGGTCCCTTTATGCTGGAGAAGATGCCATGA
- a CDS encoding hydantoinase/oxoprolinase family protein, whose translation MIIGLDVGGTHTDVVLLGEEGLIREYKVRTDPEDLFSTVLAGIEHIVEGIEPDRINRVVLSTTLTTNAIVQEKYPEVGMIVSGGPGIDPEHFRTNRHYYSITGSIDHRGREVAPVNLDEIHEIAAALKKEGIRNVGIVGKFSVRNPAHELAVYHAIKDDFGKIFLGHHVSGNLNFPRRIATTFLNTTIRPIHKKFFAAVKQSLEQKGLMIPIHLLKADGGTMSFEASLDFPGQTILSGPSASVMGAIAFASETEETLVLDIGGTTTDMAILVDRAPLLDPVGITLSQNRKRIQTLIRSLETRSIGIGGDSAVRLQDGILTVGPDREGPAMAYGGKVPTPTDAFFVLGIQKGDGLAASTAGIAPIAQALGISVEAAADRIFDEACNVILSQAGQMIDAINSKPVYTVHELQEGLQVHPKRILVLGGPAPEFADRLRTLSDFDVRAVPHWSVANAIGAALARTTCEVTLFGDTQREIVSAPEEDFSEPVNRNFSKENAVEKAFVLLRDKAVRIGADTRDLEMEVTEDLQFNMVRGFYTAGRNIRVKVQVKPGLIHGYQAIIERLLSNA comes from the coding sequence ATGATCATAGGACTGGATGTCGGGGGAACGCATACGGACGTCGTGCTGCTGGGGGAAGAAGGACTCATTCGCGAATACAAGGTCCGAACCGACCCGGAAGATCTGTTCAGCACCGTGCTTGCGGGAATCGAACACATCGTCGAGGGGATCGAGCCGGACAGGATCAACCGTGTCGTGCTCAGTACCACCCTTACCACCAACGCCATTGTACAGGAAAAATATCCCGAGGTGGGCATGATCGTTTCGGGCGGTCCGGGGATCGATCCGGAACATTTCCGGACCAACCGCCATTATTACAGCATCACCGGATCCATCGACCATCGGGGTCGGGAGGTGGCGCCGGTAAATCTGGATGAAATCCACGAAATCGCCGCGGCTCTCAAGAAGGAGGGCATCCGGAACGTCGGCATCGTCGGCAAATTCTCCGTCAGAAACCCCGCCCATGAACTGGCTGTCTACCATGCGATCAAGGACGATTTCGGAAAAATCTTTCTGGGCCACCATGTCTCGGGGAACCTCAACTTTCCTCGCCGCATCGCCACCACCTTTCTCAACACGACCATCCGACCGATTCACAAGAAGTTCTTCGCGGCGGTCAAGCAGTCTCTCGAGCAGAAGGGCCTCATGATCCCCATCCACCTCCTGAAGGCCGACGGCGGCACCATGAGCTTCGAGGCATCCCTCGATTTTCCCGGCCAGACGATCCTCTCGGGACCGTCCGCCAGCGTCATGGGCGCCATCGCCTTCGCTTCGGAAACCGAAGAAACGCTGGTGCTGGACATCGGCGGCACCACCACCGACATGGCGATCCTGGTGGACCGGGCGCCCCTGCTGGATCCCGTAGGAATCACCCTGAGCCAGAACCGGAAACGGATTCAGACGTTGATCCGCTCTCTCGAAACCCGATCCATCGGCATCGGCGGCGACTCCGCCGTCCGGCTTCAGGACGGCATCCTCACCGTCGGTCCGGACCGCGAGGGGCCCGCCATGGCCTACGGCGGAAAGGTGCCCACCCCCACCGACGCCTTCTTCGTGCTCGGAATCCAGAAGGGGGATGGACTGGCAGCGTCGACAGCGGGCATCGCACCCATCGCCCAGGCACTGGGAATATCCGTCGAGGCCGCGGCCGATCGGATCTTCGACGAGGCCTGCAACGTCATTCTGTCCCAGGCCGGACAAATGATCGACGCCATCAACAGCAAGCCGGTTTATACCGTCCATGAGCTTCAGGAAGGACTTCAGGTCCACCCCAAGCGGATCCTGGTCCTGGGCGGCCCGGCCCCCGAATTCGCCGACCGTCTCCGAACCCTGTCGGACTTCGACGTCCGGGCCGTACCCCACTGGTCCGTGGCCAACGCCATCGGCGCGGCCCTGGCCCGCACCACCTGCGAGGTCACCCTCTTCGGCGACACCCAGCGTGAGATCGTCTCCGCGCCGGAGGAAGACTTTTCAGAACCGGTGAACCGGAATTTTTCCAAGGAAAACGCCGTCGAGAAGGCCTTCGTGCTGCTGAGGGACAAGGCCGTCAGGATCGGGGCCGACACCCGGGACCTGGAAATGGAGGTCACCGAGGACCTCCAGTTCAATATGGTCCGCGGATTCTACACCGCCGGCCGCAACATCCGGGTCAAGGTCCAGGTCAAACCGGGTCTCATCCACGGCTACCAAGCCATCATCGAACGGCTTTTGTCCAATGCCTGA
- a CDS encoding amino acid ABC transporter permease, whose protein sequence is MQQQVPSISQTTEAKTSFWHDPDRLAVFYQALALAVVILVGYYLFTNTLTNLERQNIATGFGFFGKEAAFEIGESLISYSAADTYARALLAGVLNTLKVAVIGVILTVVLGTIVGIARLSSNWLVSRTAAVYTEVLQDIPVLLQLFFWYAVFYEILPSPRQAVNPFPGVFLSNRGMVVGVPEAHPVHIWMLTAFVAGCIVVWMLRRWARKRQEETGRIFPVFRTSVAVLPALPALAWVIGGAPTAMDVPELRGFNFVGGINFSPEFAALLLGLVLYTAAFVAEIVRAGIQSVSHGQTEAAMSLGLRPGKVLQLVILPQALRVIVPPLTSQMLNLTKNSSLAVAIGYPDFVSVANTTINQTGQAIEGIAMIMAVYLFFSLTTSAFMNWYNKKVKLVER, encoded by the coding sequence ATGCAGCAACAAGTCCCCTCCATATCGCAGACAACTGAGGCAAAAACCTCTTTTTGGCATGACCCCGACAGGCTGGCCGTATTTTACCAGGCCCTGGCCCTGGCCGTGGTCATCCTGGTCGGCTACTACCTGTTCACCAACACCCTGACCAATCTGGAACGCCAGAACATCGCCACCGGCTTCGGCTTTTTCGGCAAGGAAGCCGCCTTCGAGATCGGCGAATCCCTCATCTCCTATTCCGCCGCGGACACTTATGCCCGCGCGCTTCTGGCGGGCGTGCTCAACACCCTGAAGGTCGCCGTCATCGGCGTCATCCTGACGGTCGTCCTGGGCACCATCGTGGGCATCGCCCGGCTCTCGAGCAACTGGCTGGTCTCCCGGACGGCAGCCGTTTACACGGAGGTTCTCCAGGACATCCCCGTCCTGTTGCAGCTCTTCTTCTGGTACGCCGTTTTTTACGAGATTCTCCCGTCGCCCCGTCAGGCCGTCAATCCATTTCCCGGGGTCTTCCTCAGCAATCGCGGCATGGTGGTGGGGGTGCCCGAAGCCCACCCGGTCCATATCTGGATGCTCACGGCCTTCGTAGCGGGATGCATCGTTGTCTGGATGCTTCGGCGATGGGCCCGCAAGCGCCAGGAAGAGACCGGCCGGATATTTCCCGTCTTCCGGACGTCCGTTGCCGTTCTCCCGGCACTGCCGGCGCTCGCCTGGGTTATCGGGGGCGCGCCCACGGCCATGGACGTTCCCGAGCTGCGGGGCTTCAATTTCGTGGGCGGCATCAACTTCTCCCCCGAATTCGCCGCCCTTCTCCTGGGGCTGGTGCTCTACACCGCCGCCTTCGTGGCGGAGATCGTCCGCGCCGGCATTCAGTCGGTAAGCCACGGCCAGACCGAGGCCGCCATGTCCCTGGGGCTTCGGCCGGGCAAGGTTCTCCAGCTGGTGATTCTGCCCCAGGCCCTCCGGGTGATCGTTCCGCCCCTGACGAGCCAGATGCTCAATCTGACCAAGAACAGCTCCCTTGCCGTGGCCATCGGCTACCCGGATTTCGTCTCGGTCGCCAACACGACCATCAACCAGACCGGCCAGGCCATCGAGGGCATCGCCATGATCATGGCCGTCTATCTCTTTTTCAGCCTCACGACCTCGGCCTTCATGAACTGGTACAACAAGAAAGTCAAACTGGTGGAAAGATGA
- a CDS encoding TetR/AcrR family transcriptional regulator produces the protein MKPLQTFHNLSPGKQERITRVAVEEFSEKGYAGASINAMVRRLGIAKGSIFQYFGDKKGLFLFAFNTAMERVKDYLRTVRDQTASEDLFTALEATLTAGVIFMEKHPVIYRLYIKAMFEDDIPFRSEILRSLREYSFKYFRSLLERARARGELRRDIDLDKAAFVLDALMDRFLISRTVPHLDAGLGIHGCSPEDARQWIAQITDIVRLGIGSR, from the coding sequence ATGAAACCGCTTCAAACCTTCCATAACCTGTCCCCGGGCAAGCAGGAGCGGATCACCCGCGTTGCCGTGGAGGAGTTCAGCGAAAAAGGGTACGCCGGTGCCAGCATCAACGCCATGGTTCGGCGGTTGGGCATTGCCAAGGGGTCGATATTTCAATATTTCGGTGATAAGAAAGGACTCTTTCTCTTCGCCTTCAATACGGCCATGGAGCGGGTCAAGGATTATCTGAGAACGGTCCGGGACCAGACTGCGTCCGAGGACCTCTTCACCGCCCTGGAGGCGACCCTGACGGCAGGGGTGATCTTCATGGAAAAACATCCGGTGATCTATCGCCTCTACATCAAGGCCATGTTCGAGGACGACATTCCGTTTCGAAGCGAGATCCTTCGCTCCCTCCGGGAATACAGCTTTAAATATTTCCGATCCCTCCTGGAGAGGGCCCGGGCTCGGGGAGAACTTCGCCGGGATATCGATCTGGACAAGGCCGCCTTTGTCCTGGACGCCCTCATGGACCGTTTCCTGATCAGCCGGACCGTGCCCCATCTGGATGCGGGACTCGGGATCCACGGATGCAGCCCGGAGGACGCCCGGCAATGGATCGCCCAGATCACGGACATCGTCCGTCTGGGGATCGGGAGCCGGTGA
- a CDS encoding amino acid ABC transporter substrate-binding protein, with amino-acid sequence MKRRTTVLTALFLAATMLVSADLFAGETLDAVKKKGFVSVGVNGSLFGFGKPDEKGHWEGLDVDTGRAVAAAVFGDAGKVKFIPLTAVQRFTALQSGEIDVLCRNATRTLTRDTQLGLNFATVNYYDGQTFMISKKLGVKSAGELDGATVCVLPGTTTEQNAADFFRSKKLNWKPVVIEQNAELAKAFFAGRCDCLTSDASQLAGIRAVAPNPADYIILPEVISKEPLAPTVRHGDDQWRDIVDYAVLAMINAEELGITSANVDEMLKSTDPVIQRFLGVTEGNGAALGLDEKFAYNIIKQVGNYGEVFERNVGINTPLGLERGLNALWTDGGLMYAPPFK; translated from the coding sequence ATGAAACGACGAACGACGGTATTGACGGCTTTATTCCTGGCAGCGACGATGCTTGTCTCCGCGGACCTCTTTGCGGGCGAAACCCTGGACGCAGTCAAAAAGAAAGGGTTTGTCTCGGTGGGCGTCAACGGCAGCCTCTTCGGTTTTGGCAAACCCGATGAAAAGGGCCATTGGGAAGGCCTGGACGTCGACACCGGACGGGCCGTGGCCGCCGCGGTATTCGGGGATGCCGGCAAGGTGAAATTCATTCCCCTGACCGCCGTTCAACGCTTCACCGCCCTTCAATCCGGCGAAATCGACGTGCTCTGCCGCAACGCCACCCGGACCCTGACCCGGGACACCCAGTTGGGGCTCAATTTCGCCACGGTCAACTACTATGACGGCCAGACCTTCATGATCTCCAAAAAACTCGGCGTCAAGAGCGCCGGGGAACTGGACGGCGCCACCGTCTGCGTCCTTCCGGGCACCACCACCGAACAGAACGCCGCCGACTTCTTCCGATCCAAAAAACTGAACTGGAAGCCCGTGGTCATCGAGCAGAATGCCGAGCTGGCCAAGGCCTTCTTCGCCGGACGCTGCGACTGCCTGACCTCCGACGCCTCCCAGCTGGCCGGAATTCGGGCGGTGGCCCCCAATCCCGCCGATTACATCATTCTTCCCGAAGTCATCTCCAAAGAGCCCCTGGCGCCCACGGTTCGCCACGGCGACGACCAGTGGCGGGACATTGTCGACTATGCCGTCCTGGCCATGATCAACGCCGAGGAGTTGGGGATCACCTCCGCCAACGTGGACGAGATGCTGAAAAGCACGGATCCCGTTATCCAGCGCTTCCTGGGGGTGACCGAGGGCAACGGCGCGGCCCTGGGTCTGGACGAGAAATTCGCCTATAACATCATCAAGCAGGTGGGCAACTACGGCGAGGTTTTCGAGCGGAACGTCGGCATCAACACGCCCCTCGGCCTGGAGCGGGGGTTGAACGCCCTGTGGACCGACGGCGGACTCATGTACGCACCGCCCTTCAAATAG
- a CDS encoding MFS transporter, translating into MAVQGISRKNLQLARQIGIAFSSRLLINTSRRFIYPFAPALSRGLGVPLTAFTTIIALNQFAGFLSLIFGPLADRWGHRSVMLLGLGVLVTGMLAGGLFPSYWPVFAALVLTGAAKSIFDPAILAFAGTRVPYERRGLAVGLLEMSWAGSSLLGIPLMGVLMDHWGWRAPFFVLGGCSLACMALLARWIPKSGIRRMTHGGPAGFAVALKRLAGERTALGGMLFVFGVSMANDNLFVVYGVWLEKSFGLSLLAIGFATTVIGAAELLGEGFIATLSDRLGLKRSVILGGILSGLSYALLPMMDAGLPLALTGLFLVFLMGEFTIVGSISFFTEILPEARGTMMAGYFVAASMGRVIGALMGGPLWLAGGIWAVAGASVLTSAAGLAGLIWGARHFRR; encoded by the coding sequence ATGGCCGTTCAAGGGATTTCCCGGAAAAATCTGCAGTTGGCACGTCAGATCGGGATCGCGTTTTCGAGTCGCCTGCTGATCAATACCTCCCGGCGGTTCATCTATCCCTTCGCGCCGGCGCTGAGCCGGGGGCTTGGCGTGCCCCTCACCGCGTTCACCACCATTATCGCCCTCAACCAGTTCGCCGGTTTTCTGAGTCTGATCTTCGGCCCTCTCGCCGACCGCTGGGGGCACCGGTCCGTGATGCTCCTGGGCCTGGGCGTTCTTGTGACCGGGATGCTGGCCGGCGGCCTGTTTCCGTCCTACTGGCCCGTTTTCGCGGCACTCGTGCTGACCGGGGCGGCCAAAAGCATATTTGATCCCGCCATCCTTGCCTTTGCCGGAACCCGAGTACCTTATGAACGACGGGGGCTTGCGGTGGGCCTTCTCGAAATGAGCTGGGCTGGAAGCTCGCTTCTGGGCATCCCCCTCATGGGCGTTCTGATGGATCATTGGGGCTGGCGCGCGCCGTTTTTCGTTCTCGGCGGCTGCAGCCTGGCGTGCATGGCGCTTCTGGCGCGCTGGATTCCGAAGAGCGGCATCCGGAGGATGACCCACGGCGGTCCGGCCGGATTTGCGGTCGCCCTGAAGCGACTGGCCGGGGAACGGACGGCCCTGGGCGGCATGCTCTTCGTCTTTGGCGTCAGCATGGCCAACGACAACCTTTTCGTGGTTTACGGCGTCTGGCTCGAAAAGAGCTTCGGGTTGAGCCTTCTGGCCATCGGGTTCGCCACCACGGTCATCGGCGCTGCCGAGCTTTTGGGAGAGGGGTTTATCGCGACCCTTTCGGACCGGCTGGGCCTCAAGCGATCCGTCATCCTGGGCGGCATCCTGTCGGGGCTCAGCTACGCGCTCCTGCCGATGATGGATGCCGGACTCCCCCTGGCTTTGACCGGACTGTTCCTGGTTTTTCTGATGGGGGAGTTCACCATCGTGGGCTCCATATCCTTCTTTACCGAAATCCTGCCCGAGGCCCGCGGCACCATGATGGCGGGCTATTTCGTCGCGGCCAGCATGGGGCGGGTCATCGGGGCGCTCATGGGCGGCCCCCTCTGGCTGGCGGGAGGGATCTGGGCCGTGGCCGGTGCATCGGTCCTGACGAGCGCCGCCGGCCTGGCCGGCCTGATCTGGGGCGCCCGACACTTCCGCCGGTAA